Genomic DNA from Perca flavescens isolate YP-PL-M2 chromosome 23, PFLA_1.0, whole genome shotgun sequence:
ATTTTGACAACGCCGTCCCCTATCATAGAGTCATACATAGCACTGATTTTAGTCGTAACATCTTCAGCCCGTTTTCAACTCGTACAAAACTGTTTCCCGGATACTCCCCTGATTCTACCCTCATCGGTGAGATGTTTCAAGGACAGAAAACGTTGCACTACACCAATGAATTTATCAGTAAGGAGTCTTTTCATAAgctgttcaaagtggacagtgtagaagtgttctggtagccctctaaacaggcatgctgattctggcttggatgattgatctgacagcccgaacaaagctcttccaaatacttgtaaagaacaatgttaagaagatgtagagacgctgttttaacgctatctataaacaaagatgacaccaccccatccggtctgatcaggcgcctctgtgtccgaacaatcagcaacaccaccctgttgtaatgtagcatatgttGAGGGGGGTTGTTTGATATGCACATGTCTGAGGGGGAAGTGCCCCAAACAATAGAGATGGTGGCAGGGGAGGTGTAGGTGGGGATGGTAGGAAGTGTTCGGCGATAGAGGTGGCGATGATGCgatgatgaaagggattgaggagatccggatgcctttaggggtgcaaatagcccagGGTGTTAGGAGGCGTACCTGTGGGGTCGAATGAAACCACTCCAGATcctctgggaaaaaaaaaaataacacattacaatcacagtagcaaaaaataaataaaaataaaatcattttaactattttgggcaaataattagcaccttaaaaatagacccaccattttgctagtctttgtgtctgatgattttaggtctatagaggttccgtggcagggtagagactgttggtcagtgttcccaaatatcaatctttttcttatgttctcataagaactccttattttgtctcttctgatgacatagtcgatggtatcaaactgtttcttcaaaatctcccagtcacaccattgtataaagaacacattttaaaccatttgttgtattcatcgttagatacaggatacggttttaacttccattcttcatgACCACGGGCAGTAACAActtctccctttcactgcacaagctaaggaaaataaaatcctctgtaggTCTAGTGAAAACGGTTCTGCTTCAATACGATAGATACTGGAGCCATTGCGACTATCCCATtgagacacatacaccagcTCAGGTAAAGCCCGATTGTCAAGATCCGGACAGACGACATCACGAAAAAGGGCTGATCTTTCACAGAGATTGTACAGGCTGTTTTGGCATTGCTAGATAGTTCCACAGCAACACTAGTAAAAAACAGCTAATGTCACGTATCCGAGCATTGTAGCGAATTGAATAACTGTATCCGTTGACACCAACATATTCCAGATCAGATGTACATGACTCAGTCATGCTTGTAGGAAAAGATCTCCGAACGGAATCGCTTTCtttctgggagcctgactcaaactgcctgttgttccagtattaATAGCCCAGCATCCCCATAACTCTTCCACGGTGGGCTGAGggctcaaaccaaatgtagtgggtcctattctagatgtctcccttcttcaacaaaagatatccagattgttgtccaaatcgtggaaagacatggctgaaaaacaATTCTTTGCTAGCACCTAGAAGAATTAAAAAACTCCAGCTggccttttgttgtggaaaaaaacgtggaaacaagctagctaccagaacagctaaaaatggtggataaaaagtgagcagtcagccttgaaacaagggatttttaaacaccacaaaccacaccctgtagggcgttttacaacccaccaatagcaaacccttcttaacagctaaccattggtctatcaggcgttttaacacctttttacaaaatgtaaataatgcctcACCCCATAANNNNNNNNNNNNNNNNNNNNNNNNNNNNNNNNNNNNNNNNNNNNNNNNNNNNNNNNNNNNNNNNNNNNNNNNNNNNNNNNNNNNNNNNNNNNNNNNNNNNNNNNNNNNNNNNNNNNNNNNNNNNNNNNNNNNNNNNNNNNNNNNNNNNNNNNNNNNNNNNNNNNNNNNNNNNNNNNNNNNNNNNNNNNNNNNNNNNNNNNNNNNNNNNNNNNNNNNNNNNNNNNNNNNNNNNNNNNNNNNNNNNNNNNNNNNNNNNNNNNNNNNNNNNNNNNNNNNNNNNNNNNNNNNNNNNNNNNNNNNNNNNNNNNNNNNNNNNNNNNNNNNNNNNNNNNNNNNNNNNNNNNNNNNNNNNNNNNNNNNNNNNNNNNNNNNNNNNNNNNNNNNNNNNNNNNNNNNNNNNNNNNNNNNNNNNNNNNNNNNNNNNNNNNNNNNNNNNNNNNNNNNNNNNNNNNNNNNNNNNNNNNNNNNNNNNNNNNNNNNNNNNNNNNNNNNNNNNNNNNAAAACAACTAGGGATCGTTTCTCagcagtgatgttttttttttagtctggtaactagcttgtttccacgttttttccacatcaaaaagccctctggagtttcactttttaattcttcttgGTGCAAGCAACGCAGATTAGTTTTTTCATCGCTACCTACAAGTGGTAAGTAAAGCTTGTGTTTAAGAATGTTCAAagctatttaattcattcagtcattcatgaaTTAGCTAAAACTTTGATCGTGTGTTCGTAATGCTGGTGGGTTGTACCACATGAcgctagtgttaaaaaaaaaaaagaaaagtcgtGTTagaccagtagctagcttgtaaatgtggggtcttttgttgtgagtgttaaatcgtcataaaggggtttggtttgtggtgtttaaaacccttgtttcaagacggggtctgctcacttttttacctgcattttgtagctacgtggctagctaaaactttccctcgttttctcaacaaagtcctctgaagaaagaggattcggttctacagcaatggctgcatttggtgagtatatttaaaaaaaaaaaaaaaaaagaagcttattgtaaggtatttaattcattcagacatttgtgacttaaaaacgtttttttttttgtgtgttataatGTAGTTTGCATCATTAGGTGATCGTGCAAAGAGCTGGGATAACGTGGCTGTGTTAGTTGACGAAACTATTAAACCACAAGGTAAAaaacttataaatatattatacactacagcattaattgatttagtactgtgttttcattcattttgtttttgttttttttaaaaaagctccGTGTAGCCCATTCCTACAGACCCCAACACGCCAGAACATTAAACCAAAGGCCACTCTAATAAGGAATAAGAACACAGCAAACAGGTATTTACggtttatttatctctttcagtatgtaatatttattactgtttaatttatcactgtgtttgtagccatctaatatatatatatatatatatatatttttctttgtctagacaatcagcccctgaacaaaggatccgCAAGGGCGAGGGCTACTCGCTCTCCCATGTGGCTGAAATCAATCCTGTTGAAAGACCATGTGCTTCTATGCCCCTCTCTGTGAAAGCTGCTACGCCTAACGTTCGCCATCGTAAGCCTAAGAAGCAATTTATTgaggtgagtttaaaaggaaagcagtaaaatagcgtgttgtatttaaaaaaaaaaaaagatttttttctaatctaatgctaattccagcctgtgaagccatacacgACCGGTCTCCCGCCCAAAAGTAgcaccccttcctttgttccggTCTCGTCTTACCCGACCACTGTATCTTATGATagtaacacagcagctgaggtgagaaaaccttttgtagctaacagaatatatttacatagtgttgtaaaagctttttaaataaaatgtatatatttttaaaaaggcttttttcctttgttttagcaactAAAGGCGACGGAAGACTTAGTTACATTGTATTTGACGCCTGAGGACGATTTCACACAGTCACCCCCATGGAGCAGATACGTATGTCCACACAAGCCTAAGAAGAGATCTAGGAAGAGATCTATTgaggtgagtttaaaaggaaagcagtaaaatagcgtgttgtatttaaaaaaaaaaaaaaaaaaaaatctaatctaatgctaattcagcctgtgaagccatacacgACCTGTCTCCGCCCAAAAGAAGAAGCCCTTCCTTTGTTCCAGACACGCCTTACCCAGACACTGTATCGGGTGTTCCTAACACcactgcagaggtgagaaacgCATTTGTAGctagcagaatatatttacattgtgttataaaagatttttaaataaaatgtatatattgttaaaaaggcttttcctttgttttagcagctAACGGCAAGCAAAGACTTGGAGTCCTTGCATCGGTCGTCGTCTAGTACACCAACgccctaccagccaccaagtgtctccattgagagggaacaaaaggaTTCCCCTGAGAAAGGCACCTGAAGAGTCCTTGCATTGGTCGGTAAATCTAGTAAAACGACATCAGCCACCAAGTGTCACCATTGAGTGGGAACAAAAGACAtctgatgaggtgtgtgtgtgtgtgtgtgtgtgtgtgtgtgtgtgtgtgtgtgtgtgtgtgtgtgtgtgtctttatttaaccaaaaatattttgttataccTCTAGACAATCCATGCCATAGAAGTAGGCGAAGTATCCGAAGACACCGGACTAACAGCGACAGCCCCTACATCACGCCAAACAAATCGTGAAGCTACAGGCGAAGGGTCTGAAGACACAGAGCTAACAGCACCCGTCCCTACATCACGTCAGACAAATCGGGGAGCTACGGGAGAAGAGTCTGAAGACACTGGACCAACAGCAACACAGCTTACACCCCACCAACTGTGTCAGGCTGCTTTGCAGGAGGACCCTGAATATAATGTAGGTGAATACCTCTTTAACTGTATCTATAGCACCGAGGAAGGCACcgattatgtcagctgtataccacacacctctgttataactgtggcagataaaaagtgtaacagtgCTAATACCGCCATAACCActcctgtaaatgtattagAGGTTAACGTTCCATTCCTTGATAAGCAAACAGTACCTAATTATATTACTAACAATCGGTTTGAACAAGGTGGGGCACTAGGAGGTCCTGAGCAGTTAACATTACTTCAGAGTGCAGAGTTTTTTGAGTATTGTGTTAACACATCCCTCAACAACCTGCAGTCGCTGACccttataaacaaatacaatcagaattagcgaattacgaaaacaaaacaatggtcttatgaataaattagatgtcttgcaaacagctaacacacaattGACCGGTTTGGTCACAGACTTTGGAACTGCGCTAGCCATTCAGGCCAGAGCTAACACGCATTTGGTTGATATGGTCACAGGCTTTGGCACAGCTATTGCCTCTCATGTcagctctctcaattcaatgctTGATCCTATGATAGTatgccttaaaaacacaatgaatatgACCCCGCagtaaaaaagtgttaaaacagtctatagtttgtgcaaaataaaaaaaaaaaaaaaaaaaaaaaaaaatgtcatccccacccaaaaaaacaaaaaaatctgaaccccTAGGGGAGTGTGATGCTCGTATTGATGAGGAACTAGAATGGCCGTGCAAGGACGATTACACAAGAGCAGTAAACAATCCTCAGGATTTTGCACGATTGTGTGCAATGCATGCAAAAATATTCGAAGCATGGGCCCGATCTATGCCTCGCTCTAGACCTAGTGAAAgcaacagtgagaaaacacacacatcagatagaCCTGCTCCTGCGCAGTTGTCACATAATGGTCCTTCAAGCGTATATTCCAGCAATACACAGGCCAATACAGACTCTATACAATCATCAAATACAGACCCCACAGGCATAGATCAGAGTAATAATAAGAGACCATCATGTTTTCCGAGTGTTCAGCCCTCAAAACGATCTTGTACAGATGAGCAGACTGGTCCCCAACCGTCCACAAGCGCTTATAGACCCCCTCCATCACCCTCAGAAAATCCTCAgggtagtgtgcagtgtggtgcgGGGCGGGTTTCTAAGGTAACATCTGAAATAGCATCCAGACAGATACCCCTTtttaatgctgctgaatttcgtcaagatgttgacttgcgaaatattgatttgacgGATATTGGTAGTGTTCCTGAAAGGGTGTATAGCACCCTAACAGGTTTAATAGAGAGGGCGTTGGGTAAtgcaacacaggacagtgttttaaatgttgagttaagGGGTCCCGCCGTAGATGTCCCTATCCAAACAATGTTGAATTCAAGCGATggctataacacagacacatttctggagcAAGTAGCACAGGCGATGCAGAGTAACGATAATTCACTGACCGAAGACTCTTTAGAATTAATTGTGACAATAGCGCGCAATATGTCGGGAGGGAATGGTGGGGGACGTCGAAAACTAGGAAGCATTGGTTACGATcaaatattgtcagaaaaaggtaatgctttgtataatcccaagaataacgctggtaacgacaatctctgcttttctctctgcctggcacattatgtaaacagcagattgtcgcatgatgagaagatgaattatgccaagcagctgcatagtgatttgggttttgactacacacataaagtttcgttctctgatgttgacagatttcagaaacatttgaaaatgaaaattgtgataTTCCATCATGTAGCTGGATGTAAAAAACCCACAATCTTCAAAACGCACGACAAACCCGATGTGAAAACAGCGTGGTTGTATTTGCATGACGAGCATTATTATCTCATCGTAAATAAAACGGCTTTTTTTGGGGCGTCTTACGTTTGCGAGGGGTGTTACAAGACCTACCAGAACCCTCTGGGACATCATTGTAGTTGggattgtaatgtgtgttacactgcTTGTATACCTGACAAGACCATTAAATGCAGAGACTGTAGACGCATATGCAAAtcgcaacagtgttttgaaaaccataaaaaacccGATGGGAAACACGGGCTTATACCgtgcaatacaaacaaatattgcGAGTCCTGTCACGCAACATATCGTGTGtcgaaaaatccacacagctgtaaaaaaCCTAAATGCCTACATTGTAGAGAGCCTTTAGGTGCTACTAAGCACTCTTGCTATATACAACCCGTAGAAcgcaaagaaagtagtgataagTATCTCTTTTACGATTTCGAAACACGTTATCAATGTGGGCGTCATGAAGCTAATTTTGTATGCATTATGGATATGGACGGGCAAAAAAACTGCTACGAAACAACAAATTGCGTCGCATCATTCATTCAGAACTACAGACAGGAGAAATACAAAGGCTATACTTTTATAGCACACAATGCTTCAGGTTTTGACAGTTATATAGTTTTAGAGTATCTGGTGAGTCAGAAACTTTGTCCAACTATTACTATCTTGGTTCTAAGGGTGCTTCTGATGATCGATTCTACTTTCAATCAGCGTTGGATCGATTCGTTCAGTTTTATCCctatggctctgtctaaaactcCGGCAGCAATGGGGTTCTCAGATCTTCTCAAAGGATTCTTCCCCATGAATTTAACAAGCGAGAGAATGAGAATTATATTGGACCGTATCCTGCACCAGCTCTATATGGTTATGATGCTATGAGTGACACCTCTAAGAAAACGTTCATGGAGTGGTGCGATACGGTCCGCGACACCCCTTTTGACTTTCGAAAAGAGCTGCGCAGctattgtgttaacgatgtaacGGTTTTGATTAAAGCATGCAAAATATACAGAGGGCCTTCCACGAGTGCACAGGCCTAGACCCGTTTGCATACGCTACATTGGCTTCCTCGTGTATGGGTGTATTTAAAACGCTGTTCCTTCCCAAAGACACTGTTGCTCTGACATACGAAGGTGCCTACattaggcaaaacaagacatgttctgatgtttcaatacagtggcttgagtatgttgcagacagagagggcctTGACATACAACATGCTCTGAACAGAGGTGAAAAGTC
This window encodes:
- the LOC114550563 gene encoding mucin-5AC-like yields the protein MAAFGDRAKSWDNVAVLVDETIKPQAPCSPFLQTPTRQNIKPKATLIRNKNTANRQSAPEQRIRKGEGYSLSHVAEINPVERPCASMPLSVKAATPNVRHRKPKKQFIEPVKPYTTGLPPKSSTPSFVPVSSYPTTVSYDSNTAAEQLKATEDLVTLYLTPEDDFTQSPPWSRYVCPHKPKKRSRKRSIELTASKDLESLHRSSSSTPTPYQPPSVSIEREQKTSDETIHAIEVGEVSEDTGLTATAPTSRQTNREATGEGSEDTELTAPVPTSRQTNRGATGEESEDTGPTATQLTPHQLCQAALQEDPEYNVGEYLFNCIYSTEEGTDYVSCIPHTSVITVADKKCNSANTAITTPVNVLEVNVPFLDKQTVPNYITNNRFEQGGALGGPEQLTLLQSAEFFEYCVNTSLNNLQSLTLINKYNQN